Proteins encoded within one genomic window of Bdellovibrio bacteriovorus:
- a CDS encoding SDR family oxidoreductase, which yields MSTTKPLLNKIAVVAGATRGAGRGIATALGEAGATVICTGRTTRKDGSARSDYNRPETIEETAELVTSLGGKGIAIPTDHLNQDEVKNLADRISKDFGGIDILVNDIWGGEAMVGSPETWNKPMWELDLNQGLRMLRLAVDTHLITSFFLSPLLRKPGGLLVEITDGTLEYNLKNYRISVFYDLAKVSINRLGFSQGHELKQFGATAMTVSPGWLRSEMMLEHFGVTEANWKEAKAPPGFLLSESPRFVGRCIAAVAADSERSRWNQLSVNSGQLAKEYGVRDINGTQPDVWSYMDAEEKGLNPQVSDFLK from the coding sequence ATGAGCACAACAAAACCTCTCTTAAATAAAATTGCCGTCGTTGCTGGTGCAACGCGCGGAGCGGGTCGCGGTATTGCGACCGCTTTAGGCGAAGCCGGTGCCACCGTGATCTGTACCGGAAGAACTACGCGCAAAGATGGATCGGCACGTTCCGATTATAATAGACCTGAAACCATCGAAGAAACGGCGGAGCTTGTGACAAGCTTAGGTGGAAAAGGAATCGCCATTCCTACCGACCACTTGAATCAAGATGAAGTTAAAAATCTTGCGGATCGAATTTCTAAAGACTTTGGTGGTATTGATATTTTAGTCAATGATATCTGGGGCGGCGAAGCCATGGTGGGATCTCCAGAAACTTGGAATAAACCCATGTGGGAGCTCGATCTCAATCAAGGTCTTCGGATGTTGCGTTTGGCGGTGGATACGCACTTGATCACATCTTTTTTTCTATCGCCGCTTTTACGAAAGCCAGGTGGTCTTCTTGTAGAAATCACGGATGGAACTTTAGAATACAACTTAAAGAATTACCGCATCTCTGTATTTTATGATCTCGCTAAAGTTTCCATTAATCGCCTAGGGTTTTCTCAAGGACATGAGCTTAAACAATTTGGTGCAACGGCCATGACTGTATCACCGGGATGGCTCAGATCTGAAATGATGCTTGAGCACTTCGGTGTGACCGAGGCGAACTGGAAAGAAGCCAAAGCTCCTCCTGGATTTCTTTTGTCTGAGTCGCCAAGATTTGTTGGCAGATGCATAGCTGCAGTGGCCGCAGATTCAGAGCGCTCTCGCTGGAATCAGCTTTCAGTAAATTCAGGACAGCTTGCAAAGGAATATGGAGTTCGAGACATCAATGGGACACAGCCCGATGTTTGGTCGTATATGGATGCCGAAGAAAAAGGATTAAATCCCCAAGTTTCAGATTTTCTAAAATAA
- a CDS encoding GyrI-like domain-containing protein: protein MQAHVQNIESLKLVGYKALLRSSPQEANNMAAIPSLWQKLMPLAQSLAARKDLKRYAIITGDLPEGKEQMAEYYALVAVESFENIPEDLLRYEITHSKLVRCTHQGPPQTIGATAAKLIFEWLPTSGYSISQNAELFIYPEGYDRNNPQSHFDYLLFVK, encoded by the coding sequence ATGCAAGCACATGTTCAAAATATCGAGTCATTGAAACTTGTAGGCTATAAAGCTCTGCTGCGATCAAGTCCACAAGAAGCAAATAATATGGCAGCTATACCATCATTGTGGCAGAAGCTCATGCCATTGGCGCAAAGTCTTGCGGCTAGAAAAGATTTAAAGCGTTATGCGATCATCACGGGTGATCTGCCTGAAGGTAAAGAACAGATGGCTGAATACTATGCGTTGGTCGCTGTTGAAAGCTTCGAGAATATTCCTGAAGATCTACTGCGGTACGAAATCACTCACTCAAAACTTGTCAGATGCACCCATCAGGGGCCACCGCAAACTATCGGTGCTACCGCGGCAAAGTTGATATTCGAGTGGCTACCAACATCGGGTTATTCAATTTCGCAGAATGCGGAGCTTTTCATTTATCCCGAAGGCTATGACCGTAACAACCCTCAAAGTCATTTCGACTATCTTCTTTTTGTTAAATAA
- a CDS encoding MerR family transcriptional regulator produces MTRYFEHVLAYLHSRYLRPACQWNALWRPEITLCAWERRYGVPLPSRSDTGRRVYALREIEKLKILKLLTDNGHSIGEIAHLELSKLNALIKQSIANSATTQTVLRLIAATAECDLAKLSALLKTAQLENDTRTLLVEIISPTLAEIGRKVIDGELDVYHEHAASSVIRNLLSGILYSIEQLPDKNETKTIILATPEGEHHEFGVLISAILTALRGNKVLYLGPNMPATSLARAIRNVNAAVAVIGCSAPHEALSTSRYKEFVNQLSAEVDTSVPFWFGGFRNEDIDKLSCLTKRDVVFMNRYQDLERALRELSKSP; encoded by the coding sequence ATGACTCGATATTTTGAACATGTGCTTGCATATCTTCATTCAAGATACCTTAGGCCTGCTTGTCAATGGAATGCTTTATGGCGTCCAGAGATTACTCTTTGCGCCTGGGAAAGACGCTACGGGGTTCCTCTTCCCAGCCGAAGTGATACCGGACGGCGAGTTTATGCTCTTCGCGAAATCGAGAAGCTTAAAATATTAAAGCTCCTAACCGATAATGGTCATTCTATCGGAGAGATCGCCCATCTGGAATTGTCAAAACTGAATGCTTTAATAAAACAGAGCATTGCTAATTCCGCCACGACCCAAACAGTTCTGCGTCTAATAGCCGCAACGGCAGAATGTGATCTTGCGAAACTATCGGCTCTTTTAAAAACGGCCCAATTAGAAAATGATACGCGTACACTTCTAGTAGAAATCATCAGTCCCACCCTTGCAGAGATAGGCCGCAAAGTCATCGACGGTGAGCTTGATGTATATCATGAGCACGCCGCTTCATCAGTAATTCGAAACCTGCTATCAGGAATTCTATACTCTATTGAACAACTGCCCGATAAGAATGAAACGAAAACAATCATTCTTGCGACCCCTGAAGGCGAACATCACGAATTCGGTGTTCTTATTTCTGCAATTCTTACGGCCCTTCGTGGAAATAAAGTTTTGTACCTAGGCCCGAATATGCCAGCCACTTCCCTTGCTCGCGCTATCAGGAACGTCAATGCTGCGGTGGCTGTAATCGGTTGCTCTGCTCCTCACGAGGCTCTTTCTACATCGAGATATAAAGAATTTGTTAATCAGCTTTCGGCCGAAGTGGACACCTCTGTGCCTTTTTGGTTTGGAGGATTTAGGAACGAGGACATTGATAAGCTTTCCTG